A single Pan troglodytes isolate AG18354 chromosome 19, NHGRI_mPanTro3-v2.0_pri, whole genome shotgun sequence DNA region contains:
- the LOC468150 gene encoding olfactory receptor 1D4 — protein sequence MDGDNQSENSQFLLLGISESPEQQQILFWMFLSMYLVTVLGNVLIILAISSDSHLHTPMYFFLANLSFTDLFFVTNTIPKMLVNFQSQNKAISYAGCLTQLYFLVSLVTLDNLILAVMAYDRYVAICCPLHCVTAMSPGLCVLLLSLCWGLSVLYGLLLTFLLTRVTFCGPREIHYLFCDMYILLWLACSNTHIIHTVLIATGCFIFLTPLGFMTKSYVRIVRTILQMPSASKKYKTFSTCASHLGVVSLFYGMLAMVYLQPLHTYSMKDSVATVMYAVVTPMMNPFIYSLRNKDMHGALGRVLRRPFQRPK from the coding sequence ATGGATGGAGATaaccagagtgagaactcacaGTTCCTTCTCCTGGGGATCTCAGAGAGTCCTGAGCAGCAGCAGATCCTGTTTTGGATGTTCCTGTCCATGTACCTGGTCACGGTGCTGGGAAATGTGCTCATCATCCTGGCCATCAGCTCTGATTCCCACCTGcacacccccatgtacttcttcctggCCAACCTCTCCTTCACTGACCTCTTCTTTGTCACCAACACAATCCCCAAGATGCTGGTGAACTTCCAGTCCCAGAACAAAGCCATCTCCTATGCAGGGTGTCTGACACAGCTCTACTTCCTGGTCTCCTTGGTGACCCTGGACAACCTCATCCTGGCCGTGATGGCGTATGATCGCTATGTGGCCATCTGCTGCCCCCTCCACTGTGTCACAGCCATGAGCCCTGGGCTCTGTGTCTTGCTCCTCTCCTTGTGTTGGGGGCTGTCTGTTCTCTATGGCCTCCTCCTCACCTTCCTCCTGACCAGGGTGACCTTCTGTGGGCCTCGAGAGATCCACTACCTCTTCTGTGACATGTACATCCTGCTGTGGCTGGCATGTTCCAACACCCACATCATTCACACAGTGTTGATTGCCACTGGCTGCTTCATCTTCCTCACCCCCTTAGGGTTCATGACCAAATCCTATGTACGTATTGTCAGAACCATCCTTCAAATGCCCTCAGCCTCTAAGAAATACAAAACCTTCTCTACCTGTGCCTCGCATTTGGGTGTGGTCTCCCTCTTTTATGGGATGCTTGCTATGGTGTACCTGCAGCCCCTCCATACCTACTCCATGAAGGACTCAGTAGCCACAGTGATGTATGCTGTGGTGACACCTATGATGAACCCTTTCATCTACAGCCTGAGGAACAAGGACATGCATGGGGCTCTGGGAAGAGTCCTACGGAGACCCTTTCAGAGGCCTAAATGA